Part of the Pirellulales bacterium genome is shown below.
CTCATAGGTGACCTCGTGTGGAACAGGATGTCGGTTCGCCCCTCGTGAAATCTTTGCCGCTTGCATGCCGCCCGGCAAGCAATCGGCACGAAAGCTGTCGGTAAAGTAATCGGTAGACTCAATGCTGGAAACGACATAGAATTTCATCACCCATGCAGATCGTACAGCACAGAGAAGCGCAGCACGCGGAACGGGACGAGCGGGAAACCGTCGAGAGCCGGCTTGATTCGGCCCGCGATGCGGTGCGGGCGAGGCTGCGCGAAGAAGACAAGCTGAACACGGCCACGCACGCCTTGGGCTTCGTGCTCAGTCTGATCGGCTGCGAATGGCTGATGTCACGGGTGGTGCAGTCGGGCGACGGCTGGCAGATTGCCGGTTGCGCGGTCTATGCCGCGGCGCTGGTGGCGGTCTACGCGGCGTCGTCGCTCTCGCATCACTTTCAGCGTCCGCGGCTGCGGCGGCTATTCCGCATTCTCGACCAGGCGTTCATCTTTCTCTTGATTGCCGGAACGTTCACGCCGATCTCGCTGAGCTATCTTCGCCAAGGGGCGTGGTGGGCGCTGTTCGCCGCCGTTTGGGCAATTGCCCTCTTCGGTTTTTTCTCGAAGGCGATCTTCGCCCATCGGGTCGACGCCGTCACCACGGGACTGCACGTCGCGCTCGGCTGGCTGCCGGCGATGGCGCTCAAGCCGATGATCGGCCTGGTGCCGGGCGGGCTGTTTGGGTGGATGTTGTGTGGCGGTCTGTGCTATACGGCGGGCACCTTTTTCTTGCAGCGCGACGAGCGAGTGCCCTACTTTCACGCGGTCTGGCACCTGCTGGTGATTGCCGGCAGCGCGTGTCATTTCTGGGGTATTTATACCTATTGCGCCGTGGCGACCGCGTAAAGCAAGCGGGTGATTGGACGCCAGGCACCGGCTGCCGATGCCGTTTTTACCGACTCCGCTCGTGCGTGCCCTCCGTTCCGGCCTGGACGAAGTTATTCCTCGTCCGTTCTTTATTTGCCGTACTGCTCGAAGACCTCGGCGATCTTCGCCGATTTGGCATCGCCGGTGTGAAACAGCATGCGATGGCGCAGCACGAGTGAAGCGCCCTTCTCCAGCAGGTAAGACCCATCCACATCGTTCTTGCCGACGAAATCGCGCAAGCCAAAGGGATTCGCGGCAAACAGCCCGTAATTGCGAACGTGCCAGCGGGTCGGGTAACGGAAGCTCGTGGGGTGGTTCATGAACGCAATACCGACCGCTTGGCCGTCGACCGTGCCGTAGTAATCGACCCAAGAGGCCGGTTTGCCCCAGGTGTCGTCGTCGGTCTGGCCCGCGCTGTTGACGATATGGCCACCCAGCTTGCTGTTGGTGTCCATCGCGGTGGGAATGCGGATGCCCAGCGAGCCTTCTTTGGTGTCGCCGAATTTCACCGGCCCCTCGGAAGCCACCAGCGTGATCTCCCAGTCGATCGAGCGCCAGTCCTTGCCCGAACCAAAGGTCAGCACGCGGCGGTCTTCGCAGACCTTCTTGCCGGCGGCGTCGACCCAGTCGTTGACCGCGGCGACGACGGCCTGACCGTCGCCTTCTTCCAGCCGCAAGTATTCGCGGTGCGCGATCGAGCCGTGCTTGGGGGTCTCGCTCCAGAAATCGACGCCGTTCACGTCGCCGTGCGTGAACCAGACCGAGCGTTGGTGCGGATGGTCGTGCTTCTCGCCGGGCACATCCTTCATGGGAAAGGCCCGCGCCATCTCG
Proteins encoded:
- a CDS encoding hemolysin III family protein; the protein is MQIVQHREAQHAERDERETVESRLDSARDAVRARLREEDKLNTATHALGFVLSLIGCEWLMSRVVQSGDGWQIAGCAVYAAALVAVYAASSLSHHFQRPRLRRLFRILDQAFIFLLIAGTFTPISLSYLRQGAWWALFAAVWAIALFGFFSKAIFAHRVDAVTTGLHVALGWLPAMALKPMIGLVPGGLFGWMLCGGLCYTAGTFFLQRDERVPYFHAVWHLLVIAGSACHFWGIYTYCAVATA
- a CDS encoding PmoA family protein, whose protein sequence is MRCPLLLLAAVALVVVPVQARAAKFVLKRQQEDVRVEIDGKLFTIYRTSTGPKPILWPVIGPTGVEMARAFPMKDVPGEKHDHPHQRSVWFTHGDVNGVDFWSETPKHGSIAHREYLRLEEGDGQAVVAAVNDWVDAAGKKVCEDRRVLTFGSGKDWRSIDWEITLVASEGPVKFGDTKEGSLGIRIPTAMDTNSKLGGHIVNSAGQTDDDTWGKPASWVDYYGTVDGQAVGIAFMNHPTSFRYPTRWHVRNYGLFAANPFGLRDFVGKNDVDGSYLLEKGASLVLRHRMLFHTGDAKSAKIAEVFEQYGK